A genomic region of Ensifer adhaerens contains the following coding sequences:
- a CDS encoding VOC family protein produces the protein MGNKGNDSRIDYVEFNVSDIAAAKAFYGSAFGWTFTDYGPEYCEFQDGRLTGGFTTTGPVGSGGPLIILYADNLEDMFARVEKAGGKIVKPIFSFPGGRRFHFADPDGYELAVWSAQ, from the coding sequence ATGGGTAACAAGGGCAACGACAGCCGTATCGACTATGTCGAGTTCAACGTCTCCGACATCGCCGCAGCCAAAGCCTTCTACGGCAGTGCTTTCGGCTGGACCTTCACCGACTACGGCCCGGAATATTGCGAATTCCAGGACGGCCGGCTGACCGGCGGCTTTACCACAACTGGCCCCGTCGGCAGCGGCGGACCGCTGATCATCCTCTATGCCGACAATCTCGAGGACATGTTCGCCCGCGTCGAAAAGGCCGGCGGCAAGATCGTCAAGCCGATCTTTTCCTTCCCCGGCGGAAGGCGCTTCCACTTCGCCGACCCGGATGGGTACGAGCTGGCGGTCTGGTCGGCGCAGTAA